The nucleotide sequence AACTGAGTTGAGTGAATAACCAAGCTTCTGCAGTGCAATTCCGATAGCGTCACGCTGGCTGTCCACCATAAGAATCTGTTTCCTGTATTTTGGATTCCAGAGGATATCCCAGCTCTCTACAGGATCAGTAACCATTTTCTTGTTGTATAGGATTCCTAGGGTTCCCCACATATAGGGAATGGAATATTCGTTATTAGGATCATGCTCCAGGTTTTTGAAGCGAGAATCAATATATTTTTCGTTCGGAACGTTGTCTGAATTGATTTTCTCCAGCAGTCCCTCATCGATCATCCTTTTAATCATGTAATCGCTGGGAAATAAAACATCGTATTTACTGCCGCCGGATGTTATCTTGACATACATATCTTCATTAGTTGAGAAGGTATCGTAAACGACCCGAACATCATACTCTTTTTCAAACTTGCCAATCACATCTTCATCGATATAGTCGCCCCAGTTGTAGACATATAAAGTTGGTTTCTTTTCACCGCGCATGTTCATGAATACGGCTGCGAGCACTATTAAGGCGGCGACCGCGATTATGATAACCCTCTTGTTCATTTACTTTCCCCCTTTTTGCATCTTCTTTATTAGACCTCAGATTAACGATTATCAGCAGAATCAATACCGACAGGAACATCAGCGTTGAAACCGCATTAATCGTTGGATTAATGCCCAACCGTGCCATTGAATACACAGTGATCGATAGATTTGCTACACCTGAACCGGTGGTAAAGAAGCTGATCACAAAATCATCGATAGATAAAGTAAATGCCAGCAGCAGTCCAGTTACCACTCCGGGCATGATCTCTGGCAGAATCACCTGCCGGAAGGCATACCAGGGCGTAGCACCCAGATCCAGCGCAGCCTCGTAAAGATTACTGTCAAGCTGTTTCAGCTTCGGCATCACCGATAATATCACATACGGAATATTAAAGGTGATGTGAGCAAGCAGCATGGTAAAGAATCCGAGCTGCATTCTGGTAAACACAAACAGGAGCATCAGTGAGATTCCAGTAACAATATCAGGATTAACCACGGGAATATAAGTTAAATTCATGATGATTCTCCGCTGATATCCCTGCCAGCCGTGAATTCCAATTGCCGCTGCGGTACCGATGATTGTTGCTATCGCTGCCGACAGCACCGCAATCATCACGGTATTGTAGAGCGAACTCAGAATCTGGCGGTTCTGGAGCAGCTCACCATACCATCTCAACGTAAAACCGCCCCATGTGCCCCGGGACCGGGAGTCATTGAATGAGTACAGCGTCAGAACAAAAATCGGCGCGTAGAGGAAGGCAAAAACAATGCCTACATAGCACTTCTTCAAGAATCTTACCACAGTCCCAGCCCCCTTTCTTCACCAGCAAATCTCGACATCACAGCCATACTCAGCAGAATGAGAATCATCATAATCAATGAGATTGATGAGCCAAAGCCCCAGTCTCCCACATAAAGAAACTGCTGTTCTATCAAATTGCCGATCAGTGTAAACTGACCTCCGCCTAACAGCCTGGAGATGACAAAAGTAGTCACAGCCGGCATAAACACCATCGTAATGCCTGAAATCACTCCGGGCAGACTCAACGGGAAAATTACTTTACGAAAGACAGTAACTGAATTAGCACCTAAATCTTCGGCTGCTTCAATGATGCTGTGATCAATTTTGCTCAGCACTGAGTAAATCGGCAGCACCATAAAGGGCAAAAAATTGTAGACCATGCCCAGCACAACCGCTGTTTCAGTGTAAAGGATATTTACACTAGGCAGTCTCAGCCAGTTGAGAATTTGATTGAGAATTCCATTACGCTCCAAAATGGTAAGCCAAGCATAGGTTCTAAGCAGAAAGTTCATCCACA is from Bacillota bacterium and encodes:
- a CDS encoding ABC transporter substrate-binding protein, whose protein sequence is MNKRVIIIAVAALIVLAAVFMNMRGEKKPTLYVYNWGDYIDEDVIGKFEKEYDVRVVYDTFSTNEDMYVKITSGGSKYDVLFPSDYMIKRMIDEGLLEKINSDNVPNEKYIDSRFKNLEHDPNNEYSIPYMWGTLGILYNKKMVTDPVESWDILWNPKYRKQILMVDSQRDAIGIALQKLGYSLNSVNPTELEAAKQELIKQKEMVLAYVIDEAKDKMIAGEAALAVVWSGDAVYAMRENPDLDYAVPKNGGNLWFDGMVIPKTTQNKELAELFINFMNEPEIALANAEYTAYSTPHLEARKMLPLELAGNKAAYPDDEDIANTEVFVHVGDMLREYDRIWTEVKAY
- a CDS encoding ABC transporter permease, with translation MVRFLKKCYVGIVFAFLYAPIFVLTLYSFNDSRSRGTWGGFTLRWYGELLQNRQILSSLYNTVMIAVLSAAIATIIGTAAAIGIHGWQGYQRRIIMNLTYIPVVNPDIVTGISLMLLFVFTRMQLGFFTMLLAHITFNIPYVILSVMPKLKQLDSNLYEAALDLGATPWYAFRQVILPEIMPGVVTGLLLAFTLSIDDFVISFFTTGSGVANLSITVYSMARLGINPTINAVSTLMFLSVLILLIIVNLRSNKEDAKRGKVNEQEGYHNRGRRLNSARSRIHEHAR
- a CDS encoding ABC transporter permease, with the protein product MKTKWAASPYLVWMVIFIVIPILLVGYYSLTIVTEAGREFSLENFHRFFEPVYVKVLFRSVELAVIATVICFILGYPLAYILARSDFQHKNILIMLLVIPMWMNFLLRTYAWLTILERNGILNQILNWLRLPSVNILYTETAVVLGMVYNFLPFMVLPIYSVLSKIDHSIIEAAEDLGANSVTVFRKVIFPLSLPGVISGITMVFMPAVTTFVISRLLGGGQFTLIGNLIEQQFLYVGDWGFGSSISLIMMILILLSMAVMSRFAGEERGLGLW